CCTGCCCTTTGTCGATGCCTGCATGCGGTATCTGATCCATACCGGCTGGCTGAACTTCCGGATGCGCTCGATGCTGATGGCCGTGGCTTCTTACCACCTTTGGCTCGATTGGCGCAGCACCGGCCCGCATCTGGCGCGGATGTTCACCGATTACGAGCCCGGCATTCACTGGCCGCAGGTGCAGATGCAGTCAGGCACGACGGGGATGAACACGATCCGCATCTATAACCCCGTCAAGCAGGGCCATGATCAGGACCCGACCGGCGAATTCACCCGCAAATGGGTGCCGGAACTTGCCGAGGTCCCCGATGAATACCTGCAGGAGCCGTGGACATGGGACGGGGCACGCCGCCTTCTCGGGCGGCGCTATCCCGCGCCGGTCGTCGATGTGGCCGCCGCGGCACGCGCCGCGCGAGAGGCCGTCTGGGCCGTGCGCAGACGCGATGGTTTCCGGGAGGAGGCTGCGCGGATCGTCACGCGCCATGCCTCTCGCAAGGATGGGGCGGGGCGGTTCGTCAATGACAGGGCACCGCGGCGAAAGCGTGGCGATGCGCGGCAGATGAGCCTTGATCTGTAATGGCGAAGATGCGGCGGAAGGGCGATTTGCCGTCGAAAGTCTGTGGCGCCTGCGGCCGGCCTTTCGCGTGGCGGAAGAAATGGGCAAAGAACTGGGAGTCGGTGCGCTATTGCTCCGACCGCTGCCGCAGAGGGCATGTGCGCGCCGGTGACTGTTCCCAAGGCGAAAAAGGGCCTATATCCTGAGGCAGGGCAACAGGAGAGGACCACATGGCGCGCCCCCGGGTCGGCATCATCGGCAACAGTTATCTGATCAACGACGAATACCCCGCCCATGCCGGCGGCACGATGAATTCCGAGGCTGTGGCGGAGGTTTCCCACGCCATGCCGCTGCTGATCCCTGCCGATCCCCGGTTTGTCTCCGTTCCCGAACTGCTGGAGAGCTTCGACGGGTTCCTGTTCACCGGCGGGCGCCCGAATGTGCATCCCGAAGAATATGGCGAGGCTGCGACCGAGGCCCACGGTGCCTTTGACCGGGCGCGCGACGCCATCGCCCTGCCTTTGATCCGCGCACTTGTTGATCGCGGACAGCCGCTCTTCGGCATTTGCCGCGGC
The genomic region above belongs to Rhodovulum sp. P5 and contains:
- a CDS encoding FAD-binding domain-containing protein, which translates into the protein MSSPLSGASACSRLSPHIALGTVSLREVEQANAARRRTVKGTRDGWSGSLRSFSARLAWRDHFMQKLEDEPALEVRCLHAAYEGLRPKEPDAGRLAGWEKGETGLPFVDACMRYLIHTGWLNFRMRSMLMAVASYHLWLDWRSTGPHLARMFTDYEPGIHWPQVQMQSGTTGMNTIRIYNPVKQGHDQDPTGEFTRKWVPELAEVPDEYLQEPWTWDGARRLLGRRYPAPVVDVAAAARAAREAVWAVRRRDGFREEAARIVTRHASRKDGAGRFVNDRAPRRKRGDARQMSLDL
- a CDS encoding DUF2256 domain-containing protein, with product MRRKGDLPSKVCGACGRPFAWRKKWAKNWESVRYCSDRCRRGHVRAGDCSQGEKGPIS